In the genome of Sardina pilchardus chromosome 14, fSarPil1.1, whole genome shotgun sequence, one region contains:
- the LOC134101298 gene encoding alpha-(1,3)-fucosyltransferase 7-like, whose protein sequence is MRLHSQWLRVALFITFFILFGRLLLQWLSVESSTGVRNHKILVWHWPFGNSLNLAGDFCKDKFGVPNCIMVDDQSQFSDADVVIFHNRELIQREQKLPVNLNRPKSQRWVWLTMKSPDYNGNVIPFAGYFNWTMTYHQDADIYSPHGVMVPKDFETDEPIEDLIPKGKTHLVCWVVNDFSPDHKRTAIYDKLKTVIPIEVYGEEVNRGLTDDTLLPTISRCFFYLAFENSVFRDYITEELWHNAYRSGAVPVVFGPPREDYEAVAQKDSFIHVNDFSTIEELGQFLRKLVMNGDAYASYFNWRRKYTVVVKHWVELACEFCPKISSMPPHKVYKDLDGWQR, encoded by the coding sequence ATGCGACTTCATTCCCAGTGGCTTCGGGTGGCGCTCTTCATTACATTTTTCATTCTCTTTGGGAGACTACTTCTCCAGTGGCTGTCAGTAGAGAGCAGCACAGGCGTCCGGAATCACAAGATTTTAGTGTGGCACTGGCCATTTGGGAACTCATTAAATCTAGCTGGTGACTTTTGCAAAGACAAGTTTGGGGTACCCAACTGCATCATGGTGGATGATCAGTCCCAGTTCTCTGATGCTGACGTTGTGATTTTCCACAACCGAGAGCTGATCCAACGTGAACAGAAATTGCCTGTGAACCTCAATCGGCCCAAGAGCCAGAGATGGGTATGGTTGACCATGAAGAGCCCAGACTATAACGGGAATGTGATACCATTTGCTGGATACTTTAACTGGACCATGACCTACCACCAAGATGCAGACATTTATTCACCTCACGGGGTTATGGTGCCAAAGGACTTTGAAACTGATGAGCCAATTGAGGATTTGATCCCAAAAGGAAAGACTCACTTGGTATGTTGGGTGGTAAACGACTTTTCACCAGACCATAAAAGAACCGCTATTTACGATAAGCTGAAAACTGTGATACCAATTGAAGTGTATGGTGAGGAAGTGAACAGAGGCCTAACTGATGACACTCTATTACCGACCATCTCTCGCTGCTTCTTCTATCTGGCCTTTGAAAACTCCGTCTTCAGAGACTACATCACAGAGGAGTTATGGCACAACGCCTACCGGAGTGGCGCTGTGCCTGTGGTCTTTGGTCCTCCCCGGGAGGACTATGAAGCAGTGGCACAAAAAGACTCCTTCATCCATGTGAATGACTTCAGCACCATAGAGGAGCTCGGACAGTTCCTTCGGAAGCTGGTTATGAATGGCGACGCCTATGCCTCGTACTTCAACTGGAGACGTAAATACACTGTCGTAGTTAAACACTGGGTGGAACTTGCATGTGAATTCTGTCCCAAAATCAGCAGCATGCCACCACATAAGGTGTATAAGGACTTGGATGGTTGGCAGCGGTAA
- the LOC134100970 gene encoding alpha-(1,3)-fucosyltransferase 7-like has product MLDCCSRRWTLLAGSLACLTLFGSLLIQWPSLLKMTPKSETEVMSINATNTTVLVWYWPFGHKFSMDGNVCWERFGIPNCKLVDDQSMFSQADFVVFHNRELMIGQQALPVHLTRPQTQKWVWFSLESPAHNGNVELFNGQFNCTMSYRRDADIYTPYGSLVPQDFGSGITVEDFIPKKKTSLACWVVSNFAAHHKRTAIYNQLKRIIPVTVYGGGVNKHLDRKALLPTISHCYFYLAFENSIFKDYITEKLWYNGLMGGAVPVVLGPPREQYELVAPKDSFIHVDDFPSLKELGKFLKKLAKDKERYASFFNWKLKYRSTANQYVDWRERFCKICPKASSLQKHKVYKDLYSWEYQ; this is encoded by the coding sequence ATGCTGGACTGCTGTAGCCGAAGATGGACACTGCTGGCTGGCTCCCTTGCCTGTCTCACCCTTTTTGGCAGTTTGCTTATCCAGTGGCCTTCACTGTTGAAAATGACCCCAAAATCTGAAACTGAAGTCATGAGCATTAATGCCACAAATACAACTGTTTTAGTGTGGTACTGGCCTTTTGGACATAAATTTAGTATGGATGGCAATGTCTGTTGGGAAAGGTTTGGCATACCAAACTGCAAATTGGTGGACGATCAGTCCATGTTCTCTCAAGCAGATTTTGTTGTTTTCCACAACCGTGAGCTGATGATTGGCCAACAAGCACTGCCTGTGCACCTGACCCGACCACAGACGCAGAAGTGGGTATGGTTCTCACTAGAAAGTCCAGCACATAATGGGAATGTGGAGCTCTTTAATGGGCAATTTAATTGTACCATGTCTTACCGTCGCGATGCAGATATTTATACACCATATGGCAGTTTGGTACCCCAGGACTTTGGATCTGGAATAACAGTTGAGGATTTCATACCAAAGAAGAAGACATCTTTGGCTTGTTGGGTTGTGAGCAATTTTGCAGCCCACCATAAAAGAACGGCTATTTACAACCAATTGAAAAGAATTATACCAGTGACTGTGTATGGTGGAGGAGTGAATAAGCACCTTGATCGTAAGGCTCTGTTACCCACAATCTCTCACTGCTACTTCTACCTGGCTTTTGAGAACTCCATCTTCAAAGACTACATCACAGAGAAGTTGTGGTACAATGGCCTCATGGGTGGAGCTGTGCCTGTGGTTTTAGGTCCCCCGCGGGAACAGTATGAGCTGGTGGCACCAAAAGACTCCTTCATCCATGTGGACGACTTCCCTTCATTAAAGGAGCTAGGAAAGTTCCTCAAGAAGCTGGCAAAGGATAAGGAACGCTATGCCTCATTCTTCAACTGGAAACTGAAGTACAGGTCTACAGCAAACCAATATGTCGATTGGAGGGAAAGATTTTGTAAAATTTGTCCCAAAGCCAGCAGCTTACAGAAGCATAAGGTCTATAAGGACTTATATTCTTGGGAATATCAATAA